In one window of Burkholderia cenocepacia DNA:
- a CDS encoding PAAR domain-containing protein yields MRGIIRVGDATSHGGQVVTGSSVIEVMGRPVARLGDTCICPIAGHQACFIAEGDPQVIVDGKPAAFDGHKTSCGATLISSLASSGRE; encoded by the coding sequence ATGCGCGGAATCATTCGAGTCGGCGACGCAACGAGCCACGGCGGTCAAGTCGTGACCGGCAGCTCGGTCATCGAAGTGATGGGGCGGCCGGTCGCCCGGCTCGGTGATACGTGTATCTGTCCGATCGCGGGCCATCAGGCCTGCTTTATCGCCGAAGGCGATCCGCAGGTCATCGTCGATGGAAAACCGGCCGCGTTCGATGGTCACAAGACCTCATGTGGTGCGACGTTGATTTCGAGTCTCGCGTCCTCCGGACGGGAATGA
- a CDS encoding type VI secretion system Vgr family protein, protein MNTAELLRAFASGVVDQNNRPVRMNWGPAQKTLEQVLALQYADIREGLMTGIEGHLTCVSARADLPIRSFIGLPVSVEMTTDRGRLHTINGIVTDVRTGQSDGSLTCYQLTIRDVLSVMERRTNSRLYRSKSLPDILGVLLQEWRQRSSALAGAFEFDLSGLQTERYPARELTRQVNESDAHFIRRLLRREGATVFVKAGKAGERASGNANDTPVHTLVFADDSMKLPETAAGTIRYHRDASTEERDSITLWATSRRLIPGKIVRPTWDYKSGRMSQTEQATIVDQGDGGNDLGHLLADVVIDIPHAGDSSSDLDRIGKDRMLAHELRAESVDGVSNVRDLAVGHWFALAEHPQLDTLPAEQRQFVVTSLHHCVRNNLPKELNERAQSLFAASRVLFNAVPSDVNGKPGDESDRRYENTFSCVRRGVPLTPAYDPHVDLPPVHPMTAVVVGPEGEEVFCDEMGRIRVRIQGLSADDHAHAQGAGTSGTPSDSAPVRVACALAGPNFGANTLPRVGMEVLIGHIGGDPDRLVVMGVLANGPNMPATFSHTGALPGNRYLSGTKTKEIKGQRYNQIRFDDTPGQISSQLASEHAYSQLNLGYLTQPRDNGQGAARGEGAELRSDAHVAIRSGKAMLISAWERLRASDGHLARDEYLQLMQECVELFKSLGDYAGQHQGVAPDTQPHDALMTTVKGWPNGEASGSGESPGVSMAAIGITAPAGISMATPKTVTTHAGGNVDVVAQNHLQYTSGQRINLQAGHGVAMFAHSEGVSAIANQGKVALQSQNDDTQIDSAKNIQMTAGGGKLAGMASEQVVFVTSGGAYLKLHGGDIELGCPGSFTVKSASHTWAGPASMSADFPKFDQGSLGRVPKLVRATDGQPVEGMEAEVRKASGELIKGKTDAQGKLAPVSSDQFEQLVVRFFKSRT, encoded by the coding sequence GTGAATACAGCCGAATTGCTACGCGCATTTGCGTCCGGGGTGGTCGATCAGAACAATCGGCCGGTGCGCATGAACTGGGGGCCCGCCCAGAAAACGCTCGAGCAGGTGCTCGCGCTTCAGTATGCCGATATCCGCGAAGGCTTGATGACGGGCATCGAGGGGCATCTGACCTGCGTGTCGGCACGGGCCGATCTTCCGATCCGCAGCTTCATCGGGCTGCCGGTCTCCGTCGAGATGACGACCGATCGCGGGCGTCTCCATACCATCAACGGCATTGTCACCGACGTTCGCACCGGACAATCGGACGGTTCACTGACCTGTTACCAGTTGACGATTCGCGACGTGCTGTCCGTGATGGAGCGGCGGACCAATTCGCGGTTGTATCGGTCCAAGAGCCTGCCCGACATCCTGGGGGTGCTGCTTCAGGAATGGCGCCAGCGCAGTTCGGCGCTCGCGGGTGCATTCGAGTTCGACCTATCCGGTCTGCAAACCGAGCGTTACCCGGCGCGTGAACTCACGCGGCAGGTCAACGAGTCGGACGCGCACTTCATCCGGCGGCTGTTGCGACGCGAGGGGGCGACCGTATTCGTCAAGGCGGGCAAGGCCGGCGAGCGGGCGAGCGGCAATGCGAACGACACGCCGGTTCATACGCTCGTCTTTGCCGACGACTCGATGAAGTTGCCGGAGACGGCCGCCGGTACCATCCGCTACCACCGCGACGCCTCTACCGAGGAGCGCGACTCGATCACGCTGTGGGCGACGAGCCGCCGATTGATCCCGGGCAAGATCGTCCGGCCGACGTGGGACTACAAGAGCGGCCGCATGTCGCAAACCGAGCAGGCGACGATCGTCGATCAGGGCGACGGCGGCAACGATCTCGGGCATTTGCTGGCCGACGTCGTCATCGATATCCCGCACGCCGGGGATTCGTCGTCCGATCTCGACCGGATCGGCAAGGACCGGATGCTGGCGCATGAACTGCGTGCCGAATCCGTCGATGGCGTGAGCAATGTGCGTGATCTGGCGGTCGGTCACTGGTTTGCGCTCGCAGAGCATCCGCAACTCGACACGTTGCCCGCCGAACAGCGGCAGTTTGTCGTCACGTCACTTCATCATTGCGTGCGGAACAACCTGCCGAAGGAACTGAACGAGCGCGCGCAATCGCTGTTCGCGGCAAGCCGCGTGCTGTTCAACGCGGTGCCGTCCGACGTGAACGGCAAGCCGGGCGACGAAAGCGACAGGCGCTACGAAAACACGTTCTCGTGCGTGCGGCGAGGTGTGCCGCTGACGCCTGCCTACGATCCCCACGTCGACCTGCCGCCTGTGCATCCGATGACGGCCGTCGTCGTCGGGCCCGAGGGCGAGGAGGTGTTCTGCGATGAAATGGGCCGCATCCGTGTGCGGATCCAGGGACTGAGCGCGGACGATCATGCGCACGCGCAGGGTGCCGGTACGAGCGGCACGCCGTCCGACAGCGCGCCGGTGCGCGTCGCCTGCGCGCTCGCCGGGCCGAATTTCGGCGCGAATACGTTGCCGCGCGTCGGCATGGAGGTGCTGATCGGTCATATCGGCGGCGATCCGGACCGGCTGGTCGTGATGGGCGTGCTGGCCAACGGGCCGAACATGCCGGCAACCTTCAGCCATACCGGCGCGCTGCCGGGCAACCGCTATCTTTCCGGCACGAAGACGAAGGAAATCAAGGGGCAGCGGTACAACCAGATCCGCTTCGACGATACGCCCGGGCAGATCAGCAGCCAGTTGGCGAGCGAGCATGCGTACAGTCAGCTGAACCTCGGCTATCTGACGCAGCCACGCGACAATGGGCAGGGGGCGGCACGCGGCGAAGGCGCCGAATTGCGCAGCGATGCGCACGTGGCGATTCGCAGCGGCAAGGCGATGCTGATTTCGGCCTGGGAACGGCTGCGCGCGAGTGACGGCCACCTCGCGCGGGACGAGTATCTGCAGTTGATGCAGGAATGCGTCGAGCTGTTCAAGAGTCTCGGCGACTATGCTGGCCAGCATCAGGGCGTGGCGCCGGATACGCAGCCGCACGATGCACTCATGACCACGGTGAAAGGCTGGCCGAATGGCGAGGCATCTGGCAGCGGCGAATCGCCAGGCGTGTCGATGGCCGCGATCGGCATCACCGCGCCGGCCGGCATCAGCATGGCGACGCCCAAGACCGTGACGACCCATGCGGGCGGCAACGTTGATGTCGTCGCGCAGAACCACCTGCAGTACACGAGCGGGCAGCGGATCAACCTGCAGGCCGGGCATGGCGTCGCGATGTTCGCCCACAGCGAGGGCGTGTCGGCGATCGCCAACCAGGGGAAGGTGGCGCTGCAGAGCCAGAACGACGACACGCAGATCGATTCGGCGAAGAACATCCAGATGACGGCGGGCGGCGGCAAGCTCGCGGGCATGGCCAGCGAGCAGGTCGTATTCGTGACGTCGGGCGGCGCGTATCTGAAGCTGCATGGCGGTGATATCGAGCTCGGGTGTCCGGGGAGTTTTACCGTCAAGTCCGCATCGCATACGTGGGCCGGGCCGGCGAGCATGAGCGCCGATTTTCCGAAGTTCGACCAAGGCTCGCTCGGGCGGGTGCCGAAGCTGGTCCGGGCCACTGACGGGCAGCCGGTCGAGGGCATGGAAGCCGAGGTGCGAAAGGCATCGGGCGAATTGATCAAGGGGAAGACCGACGCGCAAGGCAAGCTGGCGCCGGTCAGCAGCGATCAGTTCGAACAATTGGTGGTTCGCTTTTTCAAGTCGAGAACCTGA
- the acs gene encoding acetate--CoA ligase: protein MSAIESVLHETRQFAPPAALEKTATISGMPAYRALVAEAEQDYEGFWARLAREGLTWHKPFTKVLDERNAPFYTWFDDGELNASYNCLDRHVEAGNGERVAVIFEADDGTVTRVTYADLLARVSRFANALKKRGIGKGDRVVIYIPMSIEGIVAMQACARIGATHSVVFGGFSAKSLNERLVDVGAVALITADEQARGGKTLPLKSIADEAIALGGCEAVKSVIVYRRTGGKIDWHAERDLWMHELVDGESDRCEPTWVGAEHPLFILYTSGSTGKPKGVQHSTGGYLLWAAQTMKWTFDWKPDDVFWCTADIGWVTGHTYITYGPLACGGTQVVFEGVPTYPDAGRFWKMIGDHKVTVFYTAPTAIRSLIKAAEADDKVHPKSYDLSSLRIIGTVGEPINPEAWMWYHKHVGHERCPIVDTWWQTETGGHMITPLPGATPTVPGSCTLPLPGITAAVVDETGQDVPNGQGGILVVKRPWPAMIRTIWGDPERFKKSYYPEELGGTLYLAGDGTVRDKETGYFTIMGRIDDVLNVSGHRLGTMEIESALVSHELVAEAAVVGRPDDTTGEAVVAFVVLKRSRPEGDEAAALAKTLRDWVGKQIGPIAKPKDIRFGDNLPKTRSGKIMRRLLRSLAKGEAITQDTSTLENPAILEQLTEVR, encoded by the coding sequence ATGTCTGCGATTGAATCGGTTCTTCACGAAACCCGTCAGTTCGCGCCGCCCGCGGCGCTCGAGAAGACGGCGACCATTTCCGGCATGCCGGCCTACCGCGCGCTCGTCGCCGAGGCCGAGCAGGATTACGAAGGCTTCTGGGCGCGTCTCGCGCGCGAAGGCCTCACGTGGCACAAGCCGTTCACCAAGGTGCTCGACGAGCGCAACGCGCCGTTCTACACATGGTTCGACGACGGCGAGCTGAACGCGTCGTACAACTGCCTCGACCGCCACGTCGAAGCCGGCAACGGCGAGCGCGTCGCGGTGATCTTCGAGGCCGACGACGGCACCGTCACCCGTGTCACCTATGCGGACCTGCTCGCACGCGTGTCGCGCTTCGCCAATGCGCTGAAGAAACGCGGCATCGGCAAGGGCGATCGCGTCGTCATCTACATTCCGATGTCGATCGAAGGCATCGTCGCGATGCAGGCCTGCGCGCGCATCGGCGCGACGCACTCGGTCGTGTTCGGCGGCTTCTCCGCGAAATCGCTGAACGAGCGGCTCGTCGACGTCGGCGCGGTCGCGCTGATCACCGCCGACGAACAGGCGCGCGGCGGCAAGACGCTGCCGCTCAAGAGCATCGCCGACGAGGCGATCGCGCTGGGCGGCTGCGAAGCGGTCAAGAGCGTGATCGTCTATCGCCGCACCGGCGGCAAGATCGACTGGCATGCGGAGCGCGACCTGTGGATGCACGAGTTGGTGGATGGCGAATCCGACCGCTGCGAGCCGACCTGGGTCGGCGCCGAGCATCCGCTGTTCATCCTGTATACGTCGGGCTCGACCGGCAAGCCGAAGGGCGTGCAGCACAGCACGGGCGGCTACCTGCTGTGGGCCGCGCAGACGATGAAGTGGACCTTCGACTGGAAACCCGACGACGTGTTCTGGTGCACGGCCGACATCGGCTGGGTAACGGGCCACACGTACATCACCTACGGCCCGCTCGCGTGCGGCGGCACGCAGGTCGTGTTCGAGGGCGTGCCGACGTATCCGGACGCCGGCCGCTTCTGGAAGATGATCGGCGATCACAAGGTCACCGTGTTCTACACCGCGCCGACCGCGATCCGTTCGCTGATCAAGGCGGCCGAAGCGGACGACAAGGTCCATCCGAAGAGCTATGACCTGTCGAGCCTGCGCATCATCGGCACGGTCGGCGAGCCGATCAATCCGGAAGCGTGGATGTGGTACCACAAGCACGTCGGCCACGAGCGCTGCCCGATCGTCGATACGTGGTGGCAGACCGAAACCGGCGGCCACATGATCACGCCGCTGCCGGGCGCCACGCCGACCGTACCGGGCTCGTGCACGCTGCCGCTGCCGGGCATCACGGCCGCGGTGGTCGACGAGACCGGCCAGGACGTGCCGAACGGGCAAGGCGGGATTCTCGTCGTCAAGCGCCCGTGGCCCGCGATGATCCGCACGATCTGGGGCGACCCGGAGCGTTTCAAGAAGAGCTATTACCCGGAAGAACTCGGCGGCACGCTCTATCTGGCCGGCGACGGCACCGTGCGCGACAAGGAGACCGGCTACTTCACGATCATGGGCCGGATCGACGACGTGCTGAACGTGTCGGGCCACCGGCTCGGCACGATGGAGATCGAGTCGGCGCTGGTGTCGCATGAGCTGGTGGCCGAGGCGGCGGTAGTGGGCCGTCCGGACGACACGACCGGTGAAGCGGTCGTGGCGTTCGTCGTGCTGAAGCGCTCGCGCCCGGAAGGCGACGAAGCGGCGGCGCTCGCGAAGACGCTGCGCGACTGGGTCGGCAAGCAGATCGGGCCGATCGCGAAGCCGAAGGACATCCGCTTCGGCGACAACCTGCCGAAGACCCGCTCGGGCAAGATCATGCGGCGCCTGCTGCGCTCGCTCGCGAAGGGCGAGGCGATCACGCAGGACACGTCCACGCTCGAGAATCCGGCCATCCTCGAGCAGCTCACCGAAGTGCGCTGA
- a CDS encoding DUF4212 domain-containing protein: MTVPTRSAPAAPPPVPEPLARAHARYWRFNVALIAVLMVIGFAVSFIVPFFGPALAGVRFAGFSLPFYVGAQGAILVYLVLIVVYIGLMQRADRTLRRAYDEHAARAGHANGGR; the protein is encoded by the coding sequence ATGACCGTTCCGACCCGTTCGGCGCCTGCCGCGCCGCCCCCCGTTCCCGAACCGCTCGCGCGTGCGCACGCACGCTACTGGCGCTTCAACGTCGCGCTGATCGCGGTGCTGATGGTGATCGGCTTCGCGGTGTCGTTCATCGTGCCGTTCTTCGGGCCCGCGCTCGCCGGCGTTCGCTTCGCCGGCTTCAGCCTGCCGTTCTATGTCGGCGCGCAGGGCGCGATACTCGTGTACCTCGTGCTGATCGTCGTCTACATCGGGTTGATGCAGCGCGCGGACCGCACGCTGCGCCGCGCGTACGACGAGCATGCGGCGCGCGCCGGCCATGCGAACGGCGGGCGCTGA
- a CDS encoding AraC family transcriptional regulator, with protein MALSVPDAARQLNKATVSSAYALFMLMLAEERGIDGGRILAGSGVARDRLAQPDARITPLQQAAIVFNLLDATDDPSIAIEIGLRSSLTKAGLIGFGLMSCATLGEAIALGIRYLPTRVPFFSVRLAQLDGIVDIDVLEAFPLGRLRQFAVENFLVETAILFNSLLYPTPGRTLQSRAELHFEWPEPPWFERYRARLPRCHFDASANRIRCDAALFDEPIGTANAQTAQMIVQQCEAELARLGYAESIVERVRNLLICGEGGYPSVDDVARELHVSARTLKRKLAEYGATYSALLDEIRLRDALRLLEGTRLPVDEIAARVGYTDRANFTRAFKRWTGVTPSERR; from the coding sequence ATGGCCCTGTCCGTTCCGGATGCCGCGCGCCAGTTGAACAAGGCGACGGTGTCGTCCGCGTATGCGCTGTTCATGCTGATGCTGGCCGAGGAGCGCGGCATCGATGGCGGCCGCATTCTCGCCGGCTCGGGCGTCGCGCGCGACCGGCTCGCGCAGCCCGATGCGCGCATCACGCCGCTGCAGCAGGCGGCGATCGTGTTCAACCTGCTCGATGCGACCGACGATCCGTCGATCGCGATCGAGATCGGCCTGCGCAGCAGCCTGACGAAAGCGGGGCTGATCGGCTTCGGGCTGATGAGCTGCGCGACGCTCGGCGAGGCGATCGCGCTCGGCATCCGCTACCTGCCGACGCGCGTGCCGTTTTTCTCGGTGCGGCTCGCGCAGCTCGACGGCATCGTCGACATCGACGTGCTCGAAGCGTTTCCGCTCGGCCGGCTGCGCCAGTTCGCGGTGGAAAACTTTCTGGTCGAAACCGCGATCCTGTTCAATTCGCTGCTGTATCCGACGCCGGGACGCACGCTGCAGTCGCGTGCCGAACTCCATTTCGAATGGCCGGAGCCGCCGTGGTTCGAGCGTTATCGCGCGCGGCTGCCGCGCTGCCATTTCGACGCGAGCGCGAACCGCATCCGCTGCGACGCCGCGTTGTTCGACGAGCCGATCGGCACCGCGAACGCGCAGACCGCGCAGATGATCGTCCAGCAGTGCGAGGCCGAACTCGCGCGGCTCGGCTATGCGGAGAGCATCGTCGAGCGCGTGCGCAACCTGCTGATCTGCGGGGAGGGCGGCTATCCGTCGGTCGACGACGTCGCGCGCGAGTTGCATGTGTCGGCGCGCACGCTCAAGCGCAAGCTCGCCGAATACGGCGCGACCTATTCGGCGCTGCTCGACGAGATCCGGCTGCGCGACGCGCTGCGGCTGCTCGAAGGCACGCGGTTGCCGGTCGACGAGATCGCCGCGCGCGTCGGCTATACCGACCGCGCCAATTTCACGCGCGCGTTCAAGCGCTGGACGGGCGTGACGCCGAGCGAGCGGCGCTGA
- a CDS encoding HAD family hydrolase: MTDRIVAAFDFDGTITTTDSFRHFVRQAVGTPRFAWAGLRALPWIVTMKAGLLSRGDAKAKFASFAFGPIREDALDAHARTFVDGYLPRLVRPEMLERIREHRARGHEVVLVSASPSLYLEKWAKTAGFDAVLATRLAFERGIFTGRLDGENCWGPQKVVRLRGWWGNRPPKQLFAYGDSRGDKEMAELAHWSWIRGQGPMPPIGD, from the coding sequence ATGACCGACCGCATCGTCGCCGCCTTCGATTTCGACGGCACCATCACGACCACCGACAGCTTTCGCCATTTCGTCCGCCAGGCGGTCGGCACGCCGCGTTTCGCGTGGGCCGGGTTGCGCGCGCTGCCGTGGATCGTCACGATGAAGGCCGGGCTGCTGTCGCGCGGCGACGCGAAGGCGAAGTTCGCGTCGTTCGCGTTCGGGCCGATTCGCGAAGACGCGCTCGATGCGCACGCGCGCACATTCGTCGACGGTTATCTGCCGCGCCTCGTGCGTCCGGAAATGCTCGAGCGCATTCGCGAGCATCGGGCGCGCGGGCATGAAGTCGTGCTGGTCAGCGCGTCGCCGTCGCTGTATCTGGAGAAGTGGGCGAAGACGGCCGGCTTCGACGCGGTACTCGCGACGCGGCTCGCGTTCGAGCGCGGCATCTTCACCGGGCGCCTCGACGGCGAGAACTGCTGGGGGCCGCAGAAAGTCGTGCGGTTGCGCGGATGGTGGGGCAACCGGCCGCCGAAGCAGTTGTTCGCGTATGGCGACAGTCGCGGCGACAAGGAAATGGCCGAGCTCGCGCACTGGTCATGGATTCGCGGGCAGGGGCCGATGCCGCCGATCGGCGATTGA
- a CDS encoding TonB-dependent receptor, with protein MSTLSLPVRRLTPIAFGIALACTFPVAARAQQATSAAVNANAASDATMLPSINVTGAAEPLPGDLTPTYAGGQVARGADFGVLGRQKASDVPFSMTTYTSKLIEDQQARTLADVLDNDPAVRSASGYGNFSQVFVIRGFELAGDDVSLNGLYGVTPRQLVQTDAVERVDVFKGANAFLNGASPNGSAVGGGVNLQLKRADDKPLTRVTVDGATSGSLGTHVDIGRRFGSEGQFGVRVNQSISGGDTAVDDERRRSNVTAVSLDWRGDKLRLSGDFLYQRQRIDNGRPVVLVSGDQLPAVPSATHNYAQPWSFSELEDTVGIVRAEYDFLPAWTAYVSAGARHTNEHGDYYTPTYSSSGTTGSRLSVPHKEDAQSAEAGVRGRFTTGPVSHFVTAGASFIRIDSQSAYTMSNAFPTTLYDPAPIASPPTAYTGGDMNDPGTVTKTWLRSLAVSDTLGFLDDRVLFTIGARRQSISVDNFSYTGAVTGVYSDAITTPVFGLVVKPWRNVSIFANRSEALAQGEIAPNTARNAGQALSPYRSKQYEAGIRYDTDKYGASLALFQIEKPMAYTDPATNLFGADGTQRHRGIETAVYGEPWKGVRLIAGATYLNATLQNTASGANDGHRPIGVPSFLLNAGAEYDVPMLRGLTLTARWLHTGPQYLDVANTMSIQAWDRFDLGARYATNVFGKKTTLRATVRNVANKSYWSSTIGGYLTQGDPRSVWLSMTTDF; from the coding sequence ATGTCGACACTTTCGTTACCCGTCCGGCGTCTCACGCCGATTGCCTTCGGCATTGCGCTCGCCTGCACCTTCCCGGTCGCCGCACGGGCCCAGCAGGCGACTTCCGCCGCCGTCAACGCCAATGCCGCGTCCGATGCCACCATGCTGCCGTCGATCAACGTGACCGGCGCGGCCGAGCCGCTGCCCGGCGACCTCACACCGACCTACGCCGGCGGCCAGGTCGCGCGCGGCGCGGATTTCGGCGTGCTCGGCCGGCAAAAGGCGAGCGACGTGCCGTTCAGCATGACCACCTATACGTCGAAACTGATCGAGGACCAGCAGGCGCGCACGCTCGCCGACGTGCTCGACAACGATCCGGCCGTGCGCAGCGCCTCCGGCTACGGCAATTTCTCGCAGGTATTCGTCATCCGCGGTTTCGAGCTTGCCGGCGACGACGTGTCGCTCAACGGCCTGTACGGCGTCACGCCGCGGCAGCTCGTCCAGACCGATGCGGTCGAGCGCGTCGACGTGTTCAAAGGCGCGAATGCCTTCCTGAACGGCGCGTCGCCGAACGGCTCGGCGGTCGGCGGCGGCGTGAACCTGCAACTGAAGCGCGCGGACGACAAGCCGCTCACGCGCGTCACCGTCGACGGCGCCACGTCCGGTTCGCTCGGCACGCATGTCGACATCGGCCGCCGCTTCGGCAGCGAAGGCCAGTTCGGCGTGCGCGTGAACCAGTCGATCAGCGGCGGCGACACGGCCGTCGACGACGAGCGCCGCCGCAGCAACGTGACGGCGGTGTCGCTCGACTGGCGCGGCGACAAGCTGCGACTGTCCGGCGACTTCCTGTATCAGCGGCAGCGGATCGACAACGGCCGCCCGGTCGTGCTCGTCAGCGGCGATCAGTTGCCCGCCGTGCCGTCGGCGACGCACAACTATGCGCAGCCGTGGAGCTTCAGCGAACTCGAGGACACGGTCGGCATCGTGCGCGCCGAGTACGACTTCCTGCCTGCGTGGACGGCCTACGTATCGGCCGGCGCACGCCATACGAACGAGCACGGCGACTACTACACGCCGACCTACTCGTCGTCCGGCACGACCGGCTCGCGCCTGAGCGTGCCGCACAAGGAAGATGCGCAGTCGGCCGAGGCCGGCGTACGCGGCCGCTTCACGACCGGCCCCGTGTCGCACTTCGTGACGGCCGGCGCGTCGTTCATCCGCATCGACAGCCAGTCCGCGTACACGATGTCGAACGCGTTCCCGACGACGCTCTACGATCCGGCACCGATCGCGTCCCCGCCGACGGCCTACACGGGCGGCGACATGAACGATCCGGGCACGGTCACGAAGACCTGGCTGCGCAGCCTCGCGGTGTCCGATACGCTCGGCTTCCTCGACGACCGCGTGCTGTTCACGATCGGCGCGCGCCGCCAGTCGATTTCGGTCGACAACTTCAGCTACACGGGCGCGGTCACGGGCGTCTACAGCGACGCGATCACGACGCCCGTGTTCGGTCTCGTCGTGAAGCCGTGGCGCAACGTGTCGATCTTCGCGAATCGCAGCGAAGCGCTCGCCCAGGGCGAGATCGCGCCGAACACCGCGCGCAACGCAGGCCAGGCGCTGTCGCCGTACCGGTCGAAGCAATATGAAGCCGGCATCCGCTACGACACCGACAAGTACGGTGCGTCGCTTGCGCTGTTCCAGATCGAGAAGCCGATGGCGTACACCGATCCGGCGACGAACCTGTTCGGCGCCGACGGCACGCAGCGGCACCGCGGCATCGAGACGGCCGTGTACGGCGAGCCGTGGAAAGGTGTGCGGCTGATCGCCGGCGCGACGTACCTCAACGCGACGCTGCAGAACACGGCGAGCGGCGCGAACGACGGCCACCGGCCGATCGGCGTGCCGTCGTTCCTGCTCAACGCGGGCGCCGAATACGACGTGCCGATGCTGCGCGGGCTCACGCTGACCGCGCGCTGGCTCCACACGGGGCCGCAGTACCTGGACGTCGCGAACACGATGTCGATCCAGGCGTGGGACCGCTTCGACCTCGGCGCGCGCTACGCGACAAACGTGTTCGGCAAGAAGACGACATTGCGCGCGACCGTGCGCAATGTCGCGAACAAGTCGTACTGGTCGTCGACGATCGGCGGATACCTGACGCAGGGCGACCCGCGCTCGGTGTGGCTGTCGATGACGACGGATTTCTGA
- a CDS encoding fatty acid desaturase, which translates to MSQPARTAFRHDADRVAYVRREVNAASDAIRARFPLLDRQNLVGATVMAVSVSAMLAIAWLYARGAIAWYAALPLAAFVTSLIHELEHDLIHLMYFKKTPWAYHLMMALCWVTRPGTINPWTRRRMHLHHHKVSGGESDLEEFGITNGERWGAKRLLMIADGMLAVVLRPAAMRRKVKQYVAAQPVQDPSERLQLRIEQVSSYMPIGHLYYTLWHAFIVYHVGLFALHAFDVAVTVPAAVERVMSVVDFLAVVWLGPNFVRSFCINFVSSNMHYFGDIDSRNVIQQTQVLNPWWMLPFQLFCFNFGSTHAIHHFVVRDPFYIRQLTARTAHAALREVGVRFNDVGTFARANRWGGYRPPRAARNAPADA; encoded by the coding sequence ATGAGCCAACCCGCACGAACCGCCTTTCGCCACGACGCCGACAGGGTCGCGTACGTCCGCCGCGAAGTGAACGCGGCGAGCGACGCGATCCGCGCACGCTTTCCGCTGCTCGACCGCCAGAACCTCGTCGGCGCGACCGTGATGGCCGTGTCGGTGAGCGCGATGCTCGCGATCGCATGGCTGTATGCGCGCGGCGCGATCGCGTGGTACGCCGCGCTGCCGCTCGCCGCGTTCGTCACGTCGCTGATCCACGAGCTCGAGCACGACCTGATCCACCTGATGTACTTCAAGAAGACGCCGTGGGCGTATCACCTGATGATGGCGCTATGCTGGGTCACGCGGCCCGGCACGATCAACCCGTGGACGCGCCGGCGCATGCACCTGCACCACCACAAGGTGTCGGGCGGCGAATCGGATCTGGAGGAATTCGGCATCACCAACGGCGAGCGCTGGGGCGCGAAGCGCCTGCTGATGATCGCGGACGGCATGCTCGCCGTCGTGCTGCGGCCGGCCGCGATGCGTCGCAAGGTGAAGCAGTACGTGGCCGCGCAACCGGTGCAGGACCCGTCCGAACGCCTGCAGTTGCGCATCGAGCAGGTGTCGTCGTACATGCCGATCGGTCACCTGTACTACACGCTGTGGCACGCGTTCATCGTCTATCACGTCGGCCTGTTCGCGCTGCATGCATTCGATGTCGCGGTGACGGTGCCCGCCGCCGTCGAGCGCGTGATGAGCGTCGTCGATTTCCTGGCGGTGGTGTGGCTCGGGCCGAACTTCGTACGCAGCTTCTGCATCAACTTCGTCAGCTCGAACATGCACTATTTCGGCGACATCGACTCGCGCAACGTGATCCAGCAGACGCAGGTGCTGAACCCGTGGTGGATGCTGCCGTTCCAGCTGTTCTGCTTCAATTTCGGCAGCACGCACGCGATTCATCATTTCGTGGTGCGCGATCCGTTCTACATCCGCCAGCTGACCGCGCGCACCGCGCATGCGGCGCTGCGCGAAGTCGGCGTACGCTTCAACGACGTCGGCACCTTCGCCCGCGCGAATCGCTGGGGCGGCTATCGTCCGCCCCGCGCGGCGCGCAACGCGCCGGCCGACGCGTAA